The Nicotiana tomentosiformis chromosome 9, ASM39032v3, whole genome shotgun sequence genome contains the following window.
GCAAGAGCTCAAATCTATAGAATGACATTAGCGCGCAGTATATATTATCTTCGGCAAGAAAAATATAATAGAATTTTTCAAGGTGTCCTGAGAAATGCATATACTCCTAGCAGAGTAACTGTGCTGGATATTCATTGCGTAAGTGTTCGGACATCAAGAGTTATTGGATAGCTTCGAGCTTTGAACTATTATCCTTAGATCTTtgtatgtttgggttgagtaGGAGCGCTGGGAGTAAATGTGATTAGTTGTTCTATTTACCTAAAAGTTGGTTTCATGACCAACTTCTGAGTTTTGGCTCTATTTTGTACATAATTTTTCTTGGTtgataataaattttaattagcaaaataaataaatatattataCATAATCTGGCGGTACATTTTCGTAAATTTGAGTTTCAAGTCAACCTAGAAAATTAAATTCGAATATAGCAAGTAAACTTAATCTTGTCAAAATATTAAATTCAATATTAGTGAAAtaaacaataattcaaaattaacaGCCTAACCACTTAGAAAAATGACAAGTGTTTGTTGAAAGTAACAAATATTGGGCTATCTGACGAGCAATCATACTTAGGCCCAAAACAAAAGCACAAGACTTAAGTGGCCCAGCATACTTATTTATCTTGTAGCCAGATATTACAGTAGAATACACTTacactttattttcttttgtatTGTACATATAGCAACTTTTGTAATTAGAGTATTGAAGTATAAATACAAGTGGGAGCTAAATGTTCAAGTGACTCGATTaatttcatttctttttctttcctcttttctCTCTGAACGAAGCTTCCAGAACCCTAAAGTTCAATTGACAATTTTTTCAATCGAGCTCATCCATGAatgttaacatggtatcagagcagagaAAATTCATCTCCTCATCGTCCTCTATCGAGCGATGTTAACCGTGTTCAATTTCGTCGAGTTTTCGATGTTCGCCGAAAGTTCCCATTCTCGGTCTCTTTGATGAAAGTATACGTAATGTGGTTTATTTCTGGGCTATCCAACGATGAAGTCAAAGAAAATTTCTAGTTTGAGTTGTTTAGTTGTCGAAGAGGTTGAAGATTCAATTTCATACATCAGACCTAGGGTTTTCGTGTGACCTAGGGTTTCTCTGTGACTtcatttttggagattttgttaATTGTCGTCTTCTCAAGGCCTTTGTTTCTCCAGGTCGCGAAGAAATTTGGCATCTCTTCTATCTTGCTTATTTTTTGTTTGAGAATATAATAAATCTGTGATTTGTGTAAATTTGTCATCGATATGGGTAGTTCTGGACCTAATGCGTCTACTTATGTTTGTAGTTCCACCATTGATCCTTCCTCTCCCCTGTTCCTTTCATCTTCCGATGTTCCTGGTTTTTCCCTCATTGTGCCATTCTCGGTGGGGGGGGGGTGGATTTGGAGGATGGAAACGCAATATGATAGTCTCCTTAAAATAAGATTTATTGATGGGTGATGTGTGAAACCTCATGAACATTCTCCCCAATATAGGCAATGGGATCGTTGTAATAACATGGTCATTTCATGGTTGACTCATTCTTTGTCACCTGATATTGCTGAAAGTGTACAGTATTCAGAAACAACTGAAAGTATATGGAAACAACTTAATAATAGATATGGGGCTGTAAATAGGACCAAGGTCTTTGAACTAAAAAGGCAGCTTGCCTCCACTTACCAGGGATCTATTGATATTGGCTCTTATTTCAACAAACTTAAGAAGTTTGGGATGCACTGGGGGTTATGTGCACCTCATGCAAATTCCTGTGTTTGTACTGCGAAAGAAGGCCTTCAAAAGGAGAAAGAGGAGGACAAAGTCCATCAATTTCTCATTGGCCTGAATGAGGTATACGTAGGGGTTAGGATCAATCTGTTGATAATGCAACCCCTGCCTTCTCTTTACGGTATGTATAATATACTTCTCCAAGATGAGAAGCAGAGACAAGTCAATGAAAATCCTTCTTTTTAGTCTGAGTCAGTTTCCTTCAAAGTAAACTCTTCTTTCAATAAATCCATTCAACCTCACTTTCCAAAAACTGTTCAATCCTCAagcacaacaaaaataatttcatcaAAGGGTGAATTTTGATTAATCTAGAAATGATGTTTTCTACAAGTATTGCAAGAAATATGGGCATATGGTTGAAAACTGCTACAAACCCATTGGGTTTCCTCTAATTTCAAGAAAGGTTGTTGAAAATATGGTTGGGAATTCTGACCTTCCCCATTTTGAATGGGTTCCTGCTACTCAGTCCATACAGCCTAGTGTTAGTCAACATGATCAGGGATCTGGGGTGCCTAGTCTGACCAAGAAACAATATGATCAGCTCATCTCTTTGCTTCAAAAAGCTAATATATCTGATTCTGGACCTTCACTCAATATCATGGAATCTGCTAACTTTACTGGTACATACTTGCCTAAACATGTAGCATATAGTTTTAATTCTACCCTACTAACTCAATTCGATTCTCTAACTTGGATAATTAATTCTGGTGCTTCGGACCATATGACATCAAATAAAGATTTCCTTATTAACATCACACCACTATCAATTCCTTTTCTAGTTTCTCTTCCAAATGGTTATAAGGTCAAAGTTACTTGCACATGGTCTTTTGTGCTAAATGATTCTATTATCTTACAGAATGTATTATATCTTCCTTCTTTCAAACACAACCTAATCTCTATGCACAAACTTACTGAACAGTTTCATTGCATAGTCGAGTTTACCAAAATTTCATGTATTTTATGGGGCCT
Protein-coding sequences here:
- the LOC138898737 gene encoding uncharacterized protein — protein: MVISWLTHSLSPDIAESVQYSETTESIWKQLNNRYGAVNRTKVFELKRQLASTYQGSIDIGSYFNKLKKFGMHWGLCAPHANSCVCTAKEGLQKEKEEDKVHQFLIGLNEVYVGVRINLLIMQPLPSLYGMYNILLQDEKQRQVNENPSF